The sequence CCTTCAAGCTGTGCATTTTCCAATACCAATTTTTCCTGCATAGTTAACGATTCTGTTAACTTTCCAGTTAAATTTTGAAGACATctatcttttcctttctttttactaTCTGCCACAACAATCTTTGGAATTTCATCCTCCGTAGTTCCGCAAACAATCACTCTTGGAAGCCTAGTTAAACaacaatacaaattttaaaaatgcattctaaagaaaataaatgatataacATACCTATCTTCTGGATATTCTATTTGAGGTAAGTCGAAGCGTTCTCTAAGCTTTTCTATCTCTATGTCTGTCTTTTCGTCTACCATATCTATTTTCTCCTTTGCTATTTCAAGTTCTTCTTCTTCGGTAATGatctagaaattatttttcctatAAACTTCACCGCGCTACTTGCTTCGATGATCGATAAAGAATACTTACGGCGGTGGGTCTCATAATGGGTTGCATATTGAACATCCTAGCAAAAGTAGTACTCGAGATATCAGACACACCTAGTACTCGTTGTATTTTCCGCGTTATCTGCTCAAATTCTGCCAGTTTCTTCATCACTTCGTCCTGCTTCTCATGTATTATTAACGTATCTTCATCGGTTAAATCTTTCTTCTATAATACAAAGCAATCCTTTTTAAATCTCGATGTTCGAtgtttcgaatttcaaatttcattagctTATTATTTCCAGAACTATTACAGTTGTAAGTGCAGCTATTTCTTCCTTTAGCTGATCAATTTCTCTTGCAAGAACGACGCAACGTTCATCCGCCTTCTTCATTTCCAACAGTACAACGCTATCAGTCAACGGAGATGAACTCAATATCGATTCATGTCGTCCACCAGGTTTAATTGGCACACCTAAACAATGCATAAATTGattatactttatacatttttttattatcttattgCATTTTTTCTACTGTTTTCTTGAATTTACGATATCATACCTTCACCGAGACCGGGAGGAAGCGGATACGGTGGAGGCAGTTCTTCCGTATTAATTCTTGATACCGGTCTTGATACCGATTTTGCTACAGATTCtgttccttcttcctcttccttttgtggttcttcttcttctattggttcttcttcttcttttgatTCTTCCGCTTCATCTTGAAGGGCTTCGTCAACGTTTTCTTCTTCGGCCATGCTTcataattgaataaatttattatcagaTAATTCAACGTTAACAAAATGTTCTCGAGaactaaataattttatactttttctgTGGATCGCTTCCTGCTTGATCCGAATTTTCGATTTCTTCTAATTGTGGttcaaaatttgatttttgtttAATCTCCTCCGATTTATCGTTATAATCATCGATTTCATAAGTCTATCCAAATTATTTTAGATTAGCTTACAACAATCTATCCATTTCCATTTTCAAATACTAGTGAATATATTAAGGAGTTACTTATTAACTGTTGCATAATTTGAATACAAATAATACCAAAATCACACCCGGTCAAGAATGTGTGGTTCAAGATCCACTTGTTGCAGAAATAAAGATTCTACGAGGGTTTTAGAATGCTTGGAATTTCTTGATTTAAAAGGTAGCACATGACCCTCTTGAtgacactcgattgctaaagagcATATGTCCGGTAAATTTAGAGGCTTTTTTAGATCGAACAAAGATTCCAACGAGCTGAACGTATCTCTCTTCAATGAAGACTCCCTGTATTCTGCGctttttttctgtaattttgagATACCTCTTTTCAAACGTTTCAAGTCATGAAAACTTTTGGTTTTAACAGGACAATTATCGAGCTCGCGAGCACGAGGAGGTATCTGTGAATTCCTTGGAGAACAAGATGTATTCCACGTACACGGTCTCCGcttctaaattaattaaatcgtatttttaaatatttgtctatttttgaaatgtaattaaatttatctaatattttgtttttattaaatacattctATGTGAAAAGATGATTCTTCAATGTTAAAGAAAGTTGCAAGTATATGCATTAAAAATTTAACCAATATTTTACCTTCATTATTTTACCTTCGATACAACACCGTTGCTTCGCTGAAGAACACAAGGTCTTTACACAGCTATAGTAGATTCAAGAACAATGATCCCTTTCCTCTCGTTTATTCACCGAAGAAACGGTATCGCCATCAAATCACGTCGAACGATTTCTCCAGTTTTGTGTcgaaattatcttttttttgtttaatttttatagatCTCGAAACTGAAATACATGGTATATTAATGTAACAATCGATggataaatttgttaaattgtaagagaaagtaaaataaaactcAAAATATGACACTTACTCGGAAAAACcttcaatttcttcaaatacGAATATGAAGCATAcgtcttttatttttatgttacacAGCTACATATTTAAACTTATCAACTGTATCCAAGGTATACCTAACTATGTACTTGTAAAAaagatatgtataaaaaatcagAATTGTTCTAAATTTATAATagtaacaaataatataaaataaaaacattaattaaacattaatgttaaaaaaaaaaaaaatttcttcaaattaaaGATATCGGAAAAATTGCCAACGCTATGGAtataaatggaaaatacaaagttttttatttattgtatattaaagTATTTGTAATAACTAATGTAATGAAGGAATTGAATAGTGATTACTCCTGAGATAAATGTAAATAACATTTGTAAATAACATGATTTTATTGATATAAAAACAATACATTACACGGTCTTACAAAAATTGAGATGACATCTTTCACGATTAAGTGAAAACGTTTACGAAGCAATAATGTTAGATTAAGAcattaattattagaaaaaaagcATTTATTGCTTGACATTGTAAGTAATATGATTTTAGAATCGtttagtatgtttgattcttaTAGTAATATATTCATTCAAGAAAGGTCACAAAATTTCTGTTGTATACAAACAAACTTATTGCCATATTTGATTTATTATGTTTCTtgcgaaaaatatatatacattcttatttttgaaaaattctagTCACTTATAGTACTTAATAAGCACTTATAATACTTACCTATAGATAGATTGTTTTTGACTGTTTTGATTAAATGGAGGTTATGGATTACGGTAAGTATTAACAGCATGTCAAATAAACAACGCTTAACAGGATAAGTTGTATCAAATAAAATCATGTACATGTGTGATtgaacataaaaataattaaaatatttttatattttctatgctATAAAGAATATAAACCTTATTAGACACTTTTTATGTTATGAATTAAAGAATAAAggaatttatatatacaaaagtacaattatttattctaattttgataaaatattacagcAGAAGGAGAAGAAGCACAAATGGAATATGTAGTAGAAAATCAATCTGAAGAATCCGATAATGATAATGCTGACGATTTAGAAATCCAAGCTCAAACAGAAGATACAAGTAAGTTCATTTTAAATTTcatgtatgttatattaaatatataaatatcacattatttagaaaataatattgcatGTAATATTTTAGAAGACAATgatgaaaatgaaacaaaagcAAAAAAGGCAAAAGAAACAACTTTAGATGAATCTGATATTGATTCTGACCAGTCTTGTCCAATATGCATGGATTTATGGACTAGTTCTGGGGATCATCGTTTGTGTTGTTTACGATGTGGACATTTGTTTGGATATAATTGCATTTTAAGATGGTTACAAACTTCTTGCACTAGTGGCAACCGTCGTTGTCCACAATGTAATAGGAGAGCTGCTGTGAAAGATATCAGAATGTTGTATGCCAAAAAGTTAACGTCTATAGATACCAGTGAATTGgataaattaaaagaacaaTTAAATAATGTTAGTTCTGAAAAAAATCGTATAGAAATGGAACTTTCAAAATATactttaagacaaaagttattTGAACAGCAAATTGCTAGTATGAAGAATAGGATCTCTGAACTAGAAAGTCAGCAATCAGAAATAAATGTTCATTCTTGCCAGGAGATTTCTAAGCATATGATTAAAAAGTTCCATTTAGATCGATCTATAGAGATATGTAAGGACGGCGGTTGCCGTGTATTAGACTACAACCCATGGTTTGGATTCCTAGTTGTATCTCAGAAGTCAACTAATATGTTATTTTCGGGTTATGGTATTAAAAAAATTGACTCGGATAAATTTCAACCACGTCAATTTATTCTTTTACATAATCAAGTTATAAGAGATATTACATTTAATACAACTCAACAGTCATTGCTGCTTAGTGTTGGTTTTGATAAATGTGCAAAATTAATGGATATTCAAAATCACATTATTTTGCATACTTATCAAACAGGATCTCCATTGTGGAGCTGCTGTTGGTCAGGCAATAATTCAAATGTGTTTTTTGCGGGTGCACAAAATGGATCTATAACACAATTTGATATTAGACAAACTTCTGGTGCTGTTGAAACTTTAGACAATACAGGCGACAGATCACCAGTAGTTTCTCTAGCAACAGTGCCATCTAATCCGGGTAGCGGTATTAGTCGAGGTGGATTCATAGCATGCCATTTGAGTACATGCTATGCTTATGAGCAAAAAGACTCAAAATATTTACCTAAACAAATATTCCTTGAAGGTCCGTTTATATCTGTGTGTTATGATCAAAAGAATAATCATACTTTAATATCTTCCCGACCAAATGCTAGACAGCCTCATGCACGACACATAGTATGTACTATAGAAAAAGACAGTGAGGAATCAACAATTTGTAATATAGTACATACGTTCCATGCTGGTAATTCTCAACAGTTATTGTCTCGACCATGTtacttaaatattgaaaatgataCATTAGTTGCTGCATACCAAGAATCTAGTACCAGTATATCATTATGGAGTGTATCTACTGGAAAACAAGTAAATAGTCTTCCTGTTTCTGATCCTGTAGTGGATATATGTGCAGTTGACgttagtaataatttatatttggcAACACTCTCTTCAAAAAAAGTTAGAATTTATAATCATGGATAACTATCATTACTAtggaagtaaataaaaatatctcatATTTTTTCTATACACATCATacatttataatgtaataggtacatgatataactaataatattgtatttgcttctacattaaatttaaacaacattattttatataaaattatgtgtTGTCAAAAAAAAGTAATGATACAAAATCTAAACTCGTAAATATGAaacataaattttcttattaacgACAATGCAAAAATTTCCATATACATAACTTGAATTATCAAAAAATACtaaaaggaaatttttatgTTACCATTTCCCATTTAAAGATACACATGTTTATCGCTGTGCATATATACAatgaatatttgttatataaatatttttctatcacTCTAAAAACTGTTTCAGTAGTTTTCCTATTCTATTTCAAAACAGGATAATAATATTAgagataattatatatttatatactattagataatataattaataataatataaaaaatttattgaacTCAATAGATAAtcaagatattaaaataaggaaatttttgtacaagtatccctattatttttattgaaaaatgttatttattgatatttttgaagcattaaattacatttagtATCTATATAGCTGTTGTAACCAATCATTTTCATAAAGTACCTCatgtgtaattaattttttatatctatgaTTATAAATCAAACAAACCAAATAGTATAATCTATTAGTACACCTCTAACACAGCCTCTGCATAAATTACTAGAAAATgtgaaagaaaatttaaaattcctaTTTTAGCACTGCCAGGAATAcaatattgtttaaatatattaagaaaaatcTATGTAACTTGTAGAGGATAACACATATAATGCTATACAAATAGTTCTTTTGAACAAGTTTCAAATATATTCTACATAGGCTGCTATCTTATTAGAGATTTAAGAATAATTAGtgtcttaaattatttaacctGCAATTCTTCACAAACAATATaactataaatttcattaaatatttttaatctaaaatggtttttgaaatttcataagcTGGAAGTGTCAATGTTATATGGAAGTATCAATGCCATAATTTCTGATagctttttattattaactttcaacttatgtttatttaaaaatcaaatttgctTTGTACCATTATTCTTAATGATGTAATAAATGCAATTCTTAATATGGAATGTACATCTCCAGCTTCGAGTACAGAAAACTATGCATACGtaaaaaaacatttataaacgatagtaatagtaaattatGAATCACTGAAACATAACCCTTtaccaaaaatgtacagaatttAAATATCAACAGTATAGCATTTatgtttatcattttttttttttacaaatccCTTTTAACGCTAACAGGTTGGTGTCTATTTCAATAATGTACAATCAGATCTAAATAGTAGATAAACCTCTTTGTGGCTTAAAGAAATCTACAAAAATCTAATGATAAAAGTATAAACTAACTGGTTTTCATTTTAAGGTAATAAAGCATACAGAGTAGACATTgatttataaaaacaaaacgTAAAGTTTACTAAGTACTATTTCATGCAAACATTTTTTCATTGAAAAGCAAAAAATATATCACCAAATATAATGACATAAAGAGAAAGGAACGCCCAataagaaatttagaaatatacaGTAATTTGTACAAAGAGATTTAATAAATGTTTAACATATAAAACTGtttttgttaaaaagaaaaaaatgataaatgcaTTATGgcttaaataacatttttaaacttttaataaACGTAAGATGAAGAATGACATACTTTTCATACAGTTTTTTTTAAGTGGTGCTATTAAGTTGGACTtaatagattttattaattactgttCCTTCATGCCTATTTTACACGTTAAATAAATGAGTATTGTTTAAGGTTATTAAAATGAATTTCCTGTGAATTTTTTTGCCATTGAAATATTGTCGTTACAGGTGCTGAATTTGATTATGAAACTGCTATGG comes from Bombus terrestris chromosome 7, iyBomTerr1.2, whole genome shotgun sequence and encodes:
- the LOC100645794 gene encoding E3 ubiquitin-protein ligase RFWD3 isoform X1 — protein: MKHTSFIFMLHSYIFKLINCIQAEGEEAQMEYVVENQSEESDNDNADDLEIQAQTEDTKDNDENETKAKKAKETTLDESDIDSDQSCPICMDLWTSSGDHRLCCLRCGHLFGYNCILRWLQTSCTSGNRRCPQCNRRAAVKDIRMLYAKKLTSIDTSELDKLKEQLNNVSSEKNRIEMELSKYTLRQKLFEQQIASMKNRISELESQQSEINVHSCQEISKHMIKKFHLDRSIEICKDGGCRVLDYNPWFGFLVVSQKSTNMLFSGYGIKKIDSDKFQPRQFILLHNQVIRDITFNTTQQSLLLSVGFDKCAKLMDIQNHIILHTYQTGSPLWSCCWSGNNSNVFFAGAQNGSITQFDIRQTSGAVETLDNTGDRSPVVSLATVPSNPGSGISRGGFIACHLSTCYAYEQKDSKYLPKQIFLEGPFISVCYDQKNNHTLISSRPNARQPHARHIVCTIEKDSEESTICNIVHTFHAGNSQQLLSRPCYLNIENDTLVAAYQESSTSISLWSVSTGKQVNSLPVSDPVVDICAVDVSNNLYLATLSSKKVRIYNHG
- the LOC100645794 gene encoding E3 ubiquitin-protein ligase RFWD3 isoform X2, producing MEVMDYAEGEEAQMEYVVENQSEESDNDNADDLEIQAQTEDTKDNDENETKAKKAKETTLDESDIDSDQSCPICMDLWTSSGDHRLCCLRCGHLFGYNCILRWLQTSCTSGNRRCPQCNRRAAVKDIRMLYAKKLTSIDTSELDKLKEQLNNVSSEKNRIEMELSKYTLRQKLFEQQIASMKNRISELESQQSEINVHSCQEISKHMIKKFHLDRSIEICKDGGCRVLDYNPWFGFLVVSQKSTNMLFSGYGIKKIDSDKFQPRQFILLHNQVIRDITFNTTQQSLLLSVGFDKCAKLMDIQNHIILHTYQTGSPLWSCCWSGNNSNVFFAGAQNGSITQFDIRQTSGAVETLDNTGDRSPVVSLATVPSNPGSGISRGGFIACHLSTCYAYEQKDSKYLPKQIFLEGPFISVCYDQKNNHTLISSRPNARQPHARHIVCTIEKDSEESTICNIVHTFHAGNSQQLLSRPCYLNIENDTLVAAYQESSTSISLWSVSTGKQVNSLPVSDPVVDICAVDVSNNLYLATLSSKKVRIYNHG
- the LOC100645794 gene encoding E3 ubiquitin-protein ligase RFWD3 isoform X3, whose product is MEYVVENQSEESDNDNADDLEIQAQTEDTKDNDENETKAKKAKETTLDESDIDSDQSCPICMDLWTSSGDHRLCCLRCGHLFGYNCILRWLQTSCTSGNRRCPQCNRRAAVKDIRMLYAKKLTSIDTSELDKLKEQLNNVSSEKNRIEMELSKYTLRQKLFEQQIASMKNRISELESQQSEINVHSCQEISKHMIKKFHLDRSIEICKDGGCRVLDYNPWFGFLVVSQKSTNMLFSGYGIKKIDSDKFQPRQFILLHNQVIRDITFNTTQQSLLLSVGFDKCAKLMDIQNHIILHTYQTGSPLWSCCWSGNNSNVFFAGAQNGSITQFDIRQTSGAVETLDNTGDRSPVVSLATVPSNPGSGISRGGFIACHLSTCYAYEQKDSKYLPKQIFLEGPFISVCYDQKNNHTLISSRPNARQPHARHIVCTIEKDSEESTICNIVHTFHAGNSQQLLSRPCYLNIENDTLVAAYQESSTSISLWSVSTGKQVNSLPVSDPVVDICAVDVSNNLYLATLSSKKVRIYNHG